One Polaribacter sp. SA4-12 genomic window carries:
- a CDS encoding peptidylprolyl isomerase codes for MNNGIYAKFTTSKGDILVQLEQEKAPGTVGNFIALAEGNLENSVKDQGTPYYNGLKFHRVIPDFMIQGGCPQGTGTGNPGYKFDDEFHPDLKHDAPGKLAMANSGPATNGSQFYITHVPTPWLDGKHTVFGSVIEGQDIVDAIAQGDELTAVEIIKVGAEAEAFNAVESFRTFEGSREKREASEIAKQKALLDTVAAGYDETASGLRYQILQKGDGKKATKGAGVSVHYKGQLLDGTVFDSSYKRKEPIDFNVGVGQVIAGWDEGILLLQVGDKARFVIPSNLAYGSAGAGGVIPPDATLIFDVELMAVK; via the coding sequence ATGAATAACGGAATCTACGCAAAATTCACTACATCAAAAGGTGATATTTTAGTACAATTAGAACAAGAAAAAGCTCCTGGAACTGTTGGAAACTTTATTGCTTTAGCAGAAGGAAATTTAGAAAACTCTGTAAAAGACCAAGGGACTCCATATTATAATGGATTAAAATTCCACAGAGTAATTCCAGATTTTATGATTCAAGGTGGTTGCCCACAAGGAACAGGAACAGGAAACCCAGGTTATAAATTTGATGATGAATTTCATCCAGATTTAAAACATGATGCACCAGGAAAATTAGCAATGGCTAACTCTGGTCCAGCTACAAACGGAAGTCAGTTTTATATTACGCACGTTCCTACTCCATGGTTAGATGGTAAACATACTGTTTTTGGTTCTGTAATTGAAGGACAAGATATCGTAGATGCTATTGCTCAAGGTGATGAATTAACAGCTGTAGAAATTATTAAAGTTGGTGCAGAAGCAGAAGCTTTTAACGCGGTTGAATCTTTTAGAACTTTTGAAGGTTCTAGAGAAAAACGTGAAGCTAGTGAAATAGCAAAACAAAAAGCTTTATTAGATACTGTTGCTGCTGGTTATGATGAAACTGCAAGCGGATTACGTTACCAAATTTTACAAAAAGGTGATGGAAAAAAAGCGACAAAAGGAGCTGGAGTTTCTGTACATTATAAAGGTCAGTTATTAGATGGTACCGTATTTGATTCTTCTTATAAGAGAAAAGAGCCAATCGATTTTAATGTTGGTGTTGGTCAAGTAATTGCTGGTTGGGATGAAGGAATTTTATTATTACAAGTTGGTGATAAAGCTCGTTTTGTAATACCTTCTAATTTAGCATATGGTTCTGCTGGTGCAGGAGGAGTAATTCCACCTGATGCTACTTTAATCTTTGATGTTGAATTAATGGCAGTAAAGTAA
- a CDS encoding DUF2721 domain-containing protein has protein sequence MEELTLTTPAVLFSAISLIMLAYTNRFLAYAAVIRNLHGIYLEKKDTSLLRQIKNLKLRLTLTKWMQIFGISSLLFCVVTMFLIYVHLNTMAVWVFGFALILLIISLSLLIKEIQISTKALQHHIADIEDHLEKK, from the coding sequence ATGGAAGAATTAACATTAACAACACCGGCAGTTTTATTTTCAGCAATTTCTTTAATTATGTTGGCATATACCAATCGATTTTTAGCGTATGCAGCAGTTATTAGAAATTTGCATGGTATTTATTTAGAGAAGAAAGATACTTCATTATTAAGACAAATTAAGAATTTAAAACTCCGTTTAACGTTAACAAAATGGATGCAGATTTTCGGTATTTCTAGTTTGTTGTTTTGTGTTGTAACCATGTTTCTAATTTATGTACATCTAAACACAATGGCAGTTTGGGTTTTTGGTTTTGCCTTAATATTGTTGATTATTTCTCTGTCTTTGTTGATAAAAGAAATACAAATTTCTACAAAAGCATTGCAACATCATATTGCAGATATCGAAGACCATTTAGAAAAGAAGTAG
- the trmD gene encoding tRNA (guanosine(37)-N1)-methyltransferase TrmD gives MRIDIISVAPNLLESPFNHSIIKRAKDKGLAEIVIHDLREYGLGNYKQIDDTQFGGGAGMVMMIEPIANCIKKLQSERTYDEVIYMTPDAQTLNQGTANTLSLRENILILTGHYKGVDQRIRDKYITKEISIGDYVLTGGELAAAVLVDAIVRLIPGVIGDEQSALTDSFQDNLLSPPVYTRPSEFEGMKVPDVLLSGNFPKIDDWRSDQAYKRTEEIRPDLLEDENS, from the coding sequence ATGCGAATAGATATTATTTCAGTTGCCCCAAATTTATTAGAAAGTCCGTTTAATCATTCTATTATTAAAAGAGCCAAAGATAAAGGTTTAGCAGAAATTGTAATTCATGATTTACGTGAGTATGGTTTGGGCAATTACAAACAAATTGACGACACACAGTTTGGTGGTGGTGCTGGTATGGTTATGATGATTGAACCCATTGCAAATTGTATTAAAAAACTACAATCTGAGAGAACGTATGATGAAGTTATTTATATGACTCCAGATGCACAAACATTAAATCAAGGAACTGCAAACACACTTTCTTTAAGAGAAAACATCCTTATTTTAACAGGTCATTATAAAGGTGTAGATCAAAGAATTCGTGATAAATATATTACAAAAGAAATTTCTATTGGCGATTATGTTTTAACTGGCGGAGAATTAGCAGCTGCCGTTTTAGTAGATGCTATTGTTCGTTTAATTCCTGGTGTTATTGGTGATGAACAATCTGCTTTAACAGATTCTTTTCAAGATAATTTATTATCACCTCCTGTATACACTAGACCTTCTGAGTTTGAAGGAATGAAAGTCCCTGATGTTTTATTATCTGGTAATTTTCCTAAAATTGATGATTGGAGAAGTGACCAAGCTTACAAAAGAACAGAAGAAATAAGACCCGATTTATTAGAAGATGAAAACTCTTAG
- a CDS encoding glycosyltransferase family 39 protein, producing the protein MNKIKTFIKNNKAISWVLGFQLFRLILLPFMGLMPQDAYYYLYGQNLSLSYFDHPGMIGYILRVFTDVFGHSIFAIKFADFVVTSLTILSFYKLASYFLSKQKLQRAIVLLASTIFISILSFNSTPDVPLLLFWTLSLICLYKAIFEEKKWFWILGGIAMGLAFDSKYTSLLLQIGLIAFVMFSNKYRKLLLSPWFWLSLIISVAVTFPVWYWNYQNEFASFAFQSSERTSSISEFKISPSNFFGAIGHQMFLLLPVLFLIFITFTYKYVKRALLKFKIPQVKTLFLLAFFIPTFVGFFSLTPIYWVKLNWMMPSYITGIILAGMFINKKLLKIQIIFSIVFHVLVSLQILFYLVPIKSDDTWVGWEELALETEKLQEKYPNTFVFSDDNYKTSACLNFFMDDKVYAQNIIGLHALHFDYLGDDLSTLNTKNALFIDSDKRFKNKDRKGNFHPLLNNHFDKVTELTPIIIKINGKESRKFWVFYCTNYQVKNN; encoded by the coding sequence TTGAATAAGATAAAAACATTTATAAAAAATAATAAAGCCATTTCTTGGGTTTTAGGATTTCAATTATTTCGATTGATATTACTCCCATTTATGGGTTTAATGCCTCAAGATGCGTATTATTATTTATACGGACAGAATTTATCTCTTTCTTATTTTGATCATCCAGGAATGATTGGATACATTTTAAGGGTCTTTACAGATGTTTTTGGACACTCTATTTTTGCAATTAAATTTGCTGATTTTGTTGTTACCTCTTTAACCATATTAAGTTTTTACAAATTAGCTTCTTACTTTTTATCAAAACAGAAACTACAAAGAGCAATTGTTTTATTAGCTTCTACTATTTTTATTTCTATTTTATCTTTTAATTCTACACCAGATGTTCCACTTTTATTATTCTGGACATTGAGTTTAATTTGTTTGTACAAAGCAATTTTTGAAGAAAAAAAATGGTTTTGGATTTTAGGCGGAATTGCAATGGGACTTGCTTTCGATAGCAAATACACCTCATTACTATTGCAAATAGGATTAATTGCATTCGTTATGTTTTCTAACAAATACAGAAAACTATTACTTTCTCCTTGGTTTTGGCTTTCGCTGATAATATCAGTAGCAGTAACTTTTCCTGTTTGGTATTGGAACTACCAAAACGAGTTTGCATCATTTGCTTTTCAATCATCAGAAAGAACAAGTTCTATCTCAGAATTTAAAATATCACCTTCAAATTTCTTTGGTGCAATTGGTCATCAAATGTTCTTATTATTACCAGTTTTATTTTTAATTTTTATAACGTTTACTTATAAATATGTAAAAAGAGCGTTGTTAAAGTTTAAAATTCCACAAGTTAAAACCTTATTTTTATTGGCGTTTTTTATTCCAACTTTTGTTGGTTTCTTTAGCCTTACTCCTATTTATTGGGTAAAACTAAATTGGATGATGCCTTCTTATATTACAGGAATCATTTTAGCAGGAATGTTTATCAATAAGAAGTTATTGAAAATTCAAATTATATTTTCAATTGTCTTTCACGTATTGGTAAGCCTTCAAATCCTATTCTATTTAGTTCCTATTAAAAGCGATGATACTTGGGTTGGTTGGGAAGAATTAGCTTTAGAAACAGAAAAATTACAGGAGAAATATCCAAACACATTTGTGTTTTCTGATGATAATTATAAAACGTCTGCTTGTTTAAACTTTTTTATGGATGATAAAGTCTATGCTCAAAACATCATAGGTTTACACGCTTTACATTTCGATTATTTAGGTGATGATTTATCAACCTTAAATACTAAAAATGCATTGTTTATAGATTCTGATAAACGTTTTAAGAATAAAGATAGAAAAGGAAACTTTCATCCATTATTAAATAATCATTTTGATAAAGTTACAGAACTAACACCAATCATTATTAAGATTAATGGGAAAGAGTCTCGTAAGTTCTGGGTTTTCTACTGTACTAATTATCAAGTAAAAAATAATTAG
- the rplS gene encoding 50S ribosomal protein L19 — protein sequence MEALIKFVQEEFVARKEFAEFAAGDTITVYYEIKEGEKVRTQFFRGVVIQRKGVAASETFTIRKMSGTVGVERIFPVNLPSIQKIEVNKRGKVRRARIFYFRGLTGKKARITEKRRK from the coding sequence ATGGAAGCTTTAATAAAGTTTGTTCAAGAAGAATTTGTAGCAAGAAAAGAATTTGCAGAATTTGCAGCTGGTGATACAATCACTGTTTATTACGAAATTAAAGAGGGTGAAAAAGTACGTACTCAGTTTTTTAGAGGTGTAGTTATTCAAAGAAAAGGAGTTGCAGCTTCTGAAACGTTTACAATCAGAAAAATGTCTGGTACTGTAGGTGTAGAAAGAATTTTTCCTGTAAACTTACCTTCTATTCAAAAAATTGAAGTTAACAAAAGAGGTAAAGTACGTAGAGCTCGTATTTTCTACTTTAGAGGTCTTACTGGTAAAAAAGCTAGAATTACTGAAAAAAGAAGAAAATAA
- a CDS encoding NADP-dependent isocitrate dehydrogenase, with product MSKIAKIVYTKTDEAPALATRSFLPIVKAFTKSSNIEIEVKDISLASRILANFSEYLTEDQKVEDALAFLGDLAKKPEANIIKLPNISASVPQLKAAISELQTLGYKLPNYPEEANTDDDKAVLALYNKVKGSAVNPVLREGNSDRRAPKAIKNYARKNPHSMGAWSADSKTHVATMSEGDFANNEKSVTVEKATSVSINHIATDGIKTTLKGNLPLIDGEIIDATVLSKKALLTFLDKEFTDAANSGVLLSLHMKATMMKVSDPIIFGHAVKTYFKELFDKHQATFDEIGVDVNNGFGNLISNLDEVSAEKKAEILKDIDAAFEKNADLAMVNSDKGITNLHVPSDVIIDASMPAMIRTSGKMWNAKGELQDTKAVIPDSSYAGIYSATIDFCKKNGAFDPTTMGTVPNVGLMAQKAEEYGSHDKTFEIASAGKVIVEDVSGNTLLEHTVEKGDIWRMCQAKDLPIQDWIKLAVTRARASQTPAVFWLDEKRAHDTEIIKKVNLYLPTHDTSGLDIRILSPIKATEFTLERIVKGEDTISVSGNVLRDYLTDLFPILEVGTSAKMLSIVPLMNGGGLFETGAGGSAPKHVQQFLEENHLRWDSLGEFLALAVSLEHLGTTTNNSKALVLAETLEDATDKFLENDKSPSRKVGELDNRGSHFYLAMYWAEGLANQDKDAELKASFSKIANDLKANEDKIIAELNEIQGNENNIGGYYQPTDSLADAAMRPNSTLNSILS from the coding sequence ATGAGCAAAATAGCTAAAATTGTATACACAAAAACGGATGAAGCTCCTGCTTTAGCAACCCGTTCTTTCTTACCTATTGTAAAAGCTTTTACAAAATCTTCTAATATAGAGATTGAAGTGAAGGATATTTCTTTAGCCTCTAGAATTCTTGCTAATTTTTCAGAATATTTAACTGAAGATCAAAAAGTTGAAGATGCTTTAGCATTTCTAGGTGATTTAGCTAAAAAGCCAGAAGCAAATATTATTAAATTACCAAATATTAGTGCTTCTGTACCTCAATTAAAAGCTGCAATTTCTGAATTACAAACTTTAGGTTACAAATTACCTAATTATCCAGAAGAAGCAAATACTGATGATGATAAAGCTGTATTAGCGTTATATAATAAAGTAAAAGGTTCTGCTGTTAATCCTGTTTTAAGAGAAGGAAATTCTGACAGAAGAGCACCAAAAGCAATTAAAAATTACGCTCGTAAAAACCCACATTCTATGGGTGCTTGGAGTGCTGACTCTAAAACTCATGTAGCAACTATGAGTGAAGGAGATTTTGCTAATAACGAAAAATCTGTTACGGTAGAAAAAGCAACAAGTGTTAGCATTAACCATATTGCAACTGATGGTATAAAAACTACATTAAAAGGGAATTTACCTTTAATTGATGGTGAAATTATAGATGCAACTGTATTAAGTAAAAAAGCTTTACTTACCTTCTTAGATAAAGAATTTACAGACGCTGCAAACAGTGGTGTATTACTTTCTTTACACATGAAAGCAACAATGATGAAGGTTTCTGACCCTATTATTTTTGGTCATGCTGTAAAAACATATTTCAAGGAATTATTTGATAAGCATCAAGCAACTTTTGATGAAATTGGAGTTGATGTAAATAATGGTTTTGGAAATTTAATAAGTAATCTTGATGAAGTTTCTGCTGAAAAGAAAGCTGAAATTTTAAAAGATATTGATGCTGCTTTTGAAAAAAATGCAGATTTAGCAATGGTAAATTCTGATAAAGGAATTACTAATCTACATGTTCCTTCTGATGTAATTATTGATGCTTCTATGCCAGCAATGATTAGAACTTCTGGAAAAATGTGGAATGCTAAAGGAGAGTTACAAGATACTAAAGCAGTAATACCTGATAGTTCTTATGCAGGTATTTACTCTGCTACAATCGATTTCTGTAAAAAGAATGGTGCTTTTGATCCTACAACAATGGGAACTGTTCCTAATGTTGGTTTAATGGCTCAAAAAGCAGAAGAATATGGTTCTCATGATAAAACTTTTGAAATTGCTTCTGCTGGAAAAGTAATCGTTGAAGATGTTTCTGGAAATACACTTTTAGAACATACTGTTGAGAAAGGTGATATTTGGAGAATGTGTCAAGCTAAAGATTTACCAATTCAAGATTGGATTAAATTAGCAGTTACAAGAGCAAGAGCCTCACAAACACCAGCAGTTTTCTGGTTAGATGAAAAAAGAGCTCATGATACAGAAATCATTAAAAAAGTAAATTTATATTTACCTACACACGATACTTCTGGATTGGATATCAGAATTTTATCACCAATAAAAGCAACAGAATTCACTTTAGAAAGAATTGTAAAAGGAGAAGATACTATTTCTGTTTCTGGTAACGTTTTACGTGATTACTTAACAGATTTATTTCCAATATTAGAAGTTGGTACTTCTGCAAAAATGTTATCAATTGTTCCATTAATGAATGGTGGAGGATTGTTTGAAACTGGTGCTGGTGGTTCTGCTCCAAAACATGTTCAACAATTTTTAGAAGAAAATCATTTACGTTGGGATTCTTTAGGAGAGTTTTTAGCATTAGCAGTTTCTTTAGAACATTTAGGAACTACTACTAATAACTCGAAAGCTTTAGTTTTAGCTGAAACTTTAGAGGACGCTACAGATAAGTTCTTAGAAAATGATAAATCACCTTCAAGAAAAGTAGGTGAATTAGATAATAGAGGAAGCCATTTTTACTTAGCAATGTACTGGGCAGAAGGTTTAGCTAATCAAGATAAAGATGCAGAATTAAAAGCTTCTTTCTCTAAAATAGCAAATGATTTAAAAGCAAATGAAGATAAAATAATTGCTGAATTAAATGAAATTCAAGGAAACGAGAACAACATTGGTGGTTATTACCAACCAACTGATAGTTTAGCAGATGCAGCAATGAGACCTAACAGTACTTTAAACAGTATTTTAAGTTAA
- a CDS encoding efflux RND transporter periplasmic adaptor subunit: MTKKKIALISVASLIVLYLIYNYFSSPTDDKVYLESKVSKGNFVSEVITSGEAQSTSSKKINGPNNLRKFRLNNLKIQDLVAEGTIVKEGDYVGRLDPSSVNEQILDARLNLETAQSKYTQQQLDTTLSLKQERNSIKDLRFTMQETKLELEQSIYEPPATIKKLEINLEKAERGLKEKLENYTIKKRQANAKMVEVGTSVSKINKKLNDLLKLLKSFTIYSDGNGMITYDKNWDGTKKKVGSSISPWNPTIASLPDLTKMESKTYANEVDIRKIKKGLPVKIGFDAFPDIEMEGIVTNVANVGEKKRGSDIKVFQVLIKLDGSNSNIRPGMTTSNKILTFERKDVLSIPLEAVFSKDSITYVYKKSGFSVIKKEILIGDSNNDSVIITEGLAENDVVYLNKPEGYDKEQIAKLN, encoded by the coding sequence ATGACTAAGAAAAAAATTGCGCTTATTTCTGTAGCATCACTAATTGTTCTCTACTTAATTTACAATTATTTTTCATCTCCAACAGACGATAAAGTATACTTAGAATCAAAAGTATCAAAAGGAAATTTTGTAAGTGAAGTAATCACTTCTGGTGAAGCACAATCTACAAGTTCTAAAAAAATTAATGGGCCTAACAATCTTAGAAAATTTAGATTAAACAATCTAAAAATACAAGATTTAGTAGCAGAAGGAACCATTGTAAAAGAAGGAGATTACGTTGGTAGATTAGACCCTAGTAGTGTAAATGAACAAATACTAGATGCTCGTTTAAACTTAGAAACAGCTCAATCTAAATACACACAACAGCAATTAGATACCACACTATCTTTAAAGCAAGAAAGAAATTCTATTAAAGATTTGCGTTTTACCATGCAAGAAACCAAATTAGAATTAGAACAATCTATTTATGAACCACCTGCAACCATAAAAAAATTAGAAATTAATTTAGAAAAAGCAGAAAGAGGTTTAAAAGAAAAGTTAGAAAACTATACCATAAAAAAGAGACAAGCGAATGCAAAAATGGTAGAAGTTGGAACATCTGTATCTAAAATTAATAAAAAACTGAACGACTTATTAAAACTATTAAAGTCTTTTACAATTTATTCTGATGGAAATGGAATGATTACTTATGATAAAAATTGGGATGGTACTAAAAAGAAAGTAGGTTCTTCAATAAGTCCATGGAATCCTACAATTGCAAGTTTGCCAGATTTAACTAAAATGGAATCTAAAACTTATGCAAATGAAGTTGATATTAGAAAAATAAAAAAAGGATTGCCTGTAAAAATAGGATTTGACGCTTTTCCTGATATAGAAATGGAAGGAATTGTTACTAATGTTGCTAATGTTGGTGAAAAGAAAAGAGGTTCTGATATTAAAGTTTTTCAGGTTTTAATAAAACTAGATGGTTCTAATTCTAATATTAGACCAGGAATGACAACTTCAAATAAGATATTAACTTTTGAAAGAAAAGATGTTTTAAGCATTCCTTTAGAAGCCGTTTTCTCTAAAGATTCTATAACTTATGTTTATAAAAAATCTGGCTTTTCTGTTATCAAAAAGGAAATACTAATTGGAGATTCAAATAATGATTCAGTTATAATAACTGAAGGTTTAGCAGAAAACGATGTTGTTTATTTAAACAAACCAGAAGGATACGACAAAGAACAAATAGCCAAATTAAATTAG
- a CDS encoding ABC transporter permease, with protein MIDKIYIEKLKSNFSEAVRVILANKIRTLLTSLGIIFGVAAVITMLAIGSGAEKEILAQLELVGVNNIVITPIPDETENENEDAADDGAIAAKRFSKGLDMLDVISIRKNIPSVKTVSPEIVLETYVIKKGRQSAVKLIGVSTDYFATANITIESGKNFSNAQLENSLPVCVIGKKIEKKLFTGESAIGKQIKVKDVWLQVIGIIEEKIISENAQENLGIRDLNKDVYIPIKTFLVRYKDRKIISDKQIDLSGGGMIMVGGNNQGPKKRIPRGNYHQIDKLIVQVNNSTELNATADVLSRMLKRRHNDMLDFEISIPIQLLKQQQKTKQIFNIVLSIIAGISLLIGGIGIMNIMLASVLERTKEIGIIRAIGATQEDVILQFLTESILVSIGGGIIGIVLGIFASYILEITTGIETILTLSSILLSFFVATLIGLIFGIAPAKSAASKSPIEAIRHE; from the coding sequence ATGATAGACAAAATTTATATTGAAAAACTAAAATCTAATTTTAGTGAAGCTGTTCGTGTAATTTTAGCTAATAAAATTAGAACCTTACTTACCTCTTTAGGAATTATTTTTGGTGTTGCTGCTGTAATAACAATGCTTGCTATTGGTAGTGGTGCAGAAAAAGAAATTTTAGCACAGTTAGAATTAGTAGGTGTTAATAATATTGTTATTACTCCTATACCAGATGAAACGGAGAATGAAAACGAAGATGCTGCAGATGATGGAGCAATAGCCGCTAAACGTTTTTCTAAGGGATTAGATATGCTAGATGTAATTAGCATTAGAAAAAACATTCCTTCTGTTAAAACTGTAAGTCCAGAAATAGTTTTAGAAACTTATGTTATTAAAAAAGGAAGACAAAGTGCAGTAAAATTAATTGGTGTTTCTACAGATTATTTTGCAACTGCAAACATTACTATAGAAAGTGGTAAAAACTTTTCTAATGCACAACTAGAAAACTCACTTCCTGTTTGTGTTATTGGTAAGAAAATAGAAAAAAAATTATTTACAGGAGAAAGCGCAATTGGTAAACAGATAAAAGTAAAAGATGTTTGGTTACAAGTAATTGGCATAATTGAAGAAAAAATTATTTCAGAAAACGCACAAGAAAACCTAGGTATTAGAGATTTAAATAAAGATGTTTATATACCTATAAAAACCTTTTTAGTCCGTTATAAAGACCGTAAAATAATAAGTGATAAACAAATAGATTTAAGTGGTGGAGGAATGATAATGGTTGGGGGTAATAACCAAGGTCCTAAAAAGAGAATACCTAGAGGTAATTATCATCAAATTGATAAATTAATTGTACAAGTAAATAATTCAACAGAATTAAACGCAACTGCAGATGTGTTGAGTAGAATGTTAAAAAGAAGACATAATGATATGTTAGACTTTGAGATTTCAATTCCAATTCAATTATTAAAGCAACAGCAAAAAACCAAACAGATATTTAATATTGTACTTAGTATAATTGCTGGTATTTCTTTATTAATTGGCGGTATTGGTATTATGAATATCATGTTAGCATCTGTTCTAGAAAGAACAAAAGAAATTGGAATTATAAGAGCAATTGGAGCAACACAAGAAGATGTTATACTTCAGTTTTTAACTGAATCTATTTTAGTAAGTATTGGTGGCGGAATTATAGGAATCGTCTTAGGTATTTTTGCCTCCTATATTCTAGAGATTACAACCGGAATTGAAACTATTTTAACGCTAAGTTCTATTTTACTATCATTTTTTGTGGCAACCTTAATTGGTTTAATTTTTGGAATTGCACCTGCAAAATCTGCTGCAAGTAAGAGTCCTATTGAAGCTATAAGACACGAATAA
- a CDS encoding TolC family protein yields the protein MKKIIILFCFLLSISLYSQREITLEEAIKIAQKNSPDYKTLLNKNQASFWRFKNYKAGFLPQLRLNATLPSYSNSINGQINDDGQYEFVRSNQARLQGNLSLNQNIALTGGTISLSSQLERVDVFGDNSSTGFSVIPFSINYNQNSIFYNQFKWDKKIEPLIYEEAKREFIENMEQISLNTSRRYFALLKAQVQSKIAKSNLSNQDTLFQISKGRFKMGKIAENDLLQIELSVLNSKNSLTTNEINFKRTSQNLSRYLSLDTENILLNVPKELSIFKVTVKKAIEEAKSNRKAVIEFRRKRLQAEQDVAEVKGSNRLQLRLNANFGISQQGQVFNNLFQNYNQQQNVSISIGMPILDWGVSKSRRKLVEASKDLVNTNIEQDKQEFDQEIYLHVLNWQNQRNFLETAKKAQEIAIRRYDITKKRFVLGKITITDLNLALQEKDRSVLQYLNSLENFWTDYYTLRRLTLYDFIKNKKIEVKDIIYN from the coding sequence ATGAAAAAGATAATTATACTATTTTGTTTTTTACTATCTATTTCTCTTTATAGTCAAAGAGAAATTACATTAGAAGAAGCTATTAAAATTGCTCAAAAAAACTCACCAGATTATAAAACACTTTTAAATAAAAACCAAGCAAGTTTTTGGAGGTTTAAAAACTACAAAGCAGGTTTTTTACCACAGTTACGCTTAAACGCAACTTTACCTTCCTATTCTAATTCTATAAATGGTCAAATCAATGATGATGGTCAGTATGAATTTGTTAGATCAAATCAAGCTAGATTACAAGGTAATTTGTCTTTAAATCAGAATATTGCTTTAACAGGTGGAACTATTTCTTTAAGTTCTCAGTTAGAAAGAGTTGATGTTTTTGGGGATAATTCTTCAACAGGTTTTTCAGTTATTCCTTTTTCAATAAATTATAATCAAAATTCAATTTTTTACAATCAATTTAAATGGGATAAAAAGATAGAGCCTTTAATTTATGAAGAAGCAAAAAGAGAATTCATCGAAAATATGGAGCAAATTTCATTAAATACTTCAAGAAGATATTTTGCCTTATTAAAAGCTCAAGTTCAATCTAAAATTGCCAAATCAAACTTATCTAATCAAGATACATTATTTCAAATATCTAAAGGAAGGTTTAAAATGGGGAAAATAGCAGAAAATGATTTACTTCAGATAGAGCTTTCAGTTTTAAACTCTAAAAATAGTCTTACCACAAATGAGATTAATTTTAAAAGAACTTCACAAAATTTATCTAGATATTTATCTTTAGACACAGAAAATATTTTACTAAATGTACCTAAGGAATTATCCATATTTAAGGTTACTGTAAAGAAAGCAATTGAAGAAGCTAAATCAAACAGAAAAGCAGTTATAGAATTTAGAAGAAAAAGATTACAAGCAGAACAAGATGTTGCAGAAGTAAAAGGTAGTAATCGTTTACAATTAAGATTAAATGCAAACTTTGGTATCTCTCAACAGGGACAAGTTTTTAATAATTTATTTCAAAATTATAATCAACAACAAAATGTTTCGATATCTATAGGAATGCCAATTTTAGATTGGGGAGTTTCTAAATCTAGAAGAAAGTTAGTTGAGGCAAGTAAAGATTTAGTAAACACAAATATTGAGCAAGACAAACAAGAGTTTGACCAAGAAATTTATTTGCATGTTTTGAATTGGCAAAATCAACGTAATTTTTTAGAGACTGCTAAAAAAGCCCAAGAAATTGCTATTAGAAGATACGATATCACTAAAAAAAGATTTGTTCTTGGTAAAATTACAATTACAGATTTAAATTTAGCGCTTCAAGAAAAAGACAGATCTGTTTTACAATACTTAAATTCTTTAGAAAATTTTTGGACTGATTACTATACCCTAAGAAGACTAACTTTATATGATTTTATTAAAAATAAAAAAATAGAAGTTAAAGATATTATTTACAATTAA